The DNA window CTGGCCGACGCCGAGTAAGATACTCTATTCGACCAGCCGAACCGTATCGCCCACCGAGACGTCCGATGCGCTTCCGGCGGGCAGTTCGAACAGCGTGTCCGCTTCCGCTTTTCCCAATCCGGTCCACGCGGACAGCCGTTTCACCCGCTGGACTTCGCCGTCCACCGCCCACACCCCGTCGAGCGGAAACGGGACGAACACCATGTGGACGTCGCGGGCGTCCACGTCGTCGAATCGGAACGCGAGGGCGTAATCGTCGGGAATCGACCGGCGAAACATCAGTCCCTTCGCTTGCGAGAGAAACGAATCCGCCGTCTCGACATCGTTCGCTAGCGTCTCCGACCGTCCGTCCGATTCGTGTACGACGCGCACGTCGGGAACTCCTCAGGGAGAAGACAAAACGTTTGTGCGAGCGCGCCGCTACGAGTTCAGCATGGAGAAGACACCGACGGGCACCGCCGTCGGCGTGGACGACCCGTACGAGCACGTCGGCCTCTGCGACCACCTCACCGACGAGGGGAACTGCCGCTACGCCTTCGACCATCCGCAACACGACCCGGCGTTCGCCCGCGAGCGCCGCGAAGAGGACTTCGCCTGCCCGGTCGCCGACCCCGACGGCGACTGGTCGTGGCGCGACTGCCCGCACTTCCGCTGTCGAAATCACGACCGCCAGTGCGTCCGCTGCGGCCTCGAAGAGCGGCGGATGGCCCACTCGAACGAGCGCCCGCTCCTCGAAGAACACCACCTCTCCTACGCCGGGGGCGGCGAGACGCTCTCGCACGAAATCACGGTGTACCTCTGTCGCTGGTGTCACGCGAAGGTCCACAACTCGTGGGCGCGAATCGACGACGACGTGAACCCCGACCCGGAGGCGATGGCGGAAGCGGAAGGGCGGCGGAGCACGGAGCGGGCCGAAACCGCCTTCGAAACCGCGGCGGAGCGATACGACCGCGAGAAGTGATCGTTCGCCTATCCGCCCGCGTCCGTCGATTTCGACGTTCCCGAACTCCCCGCGTCCGTTCCTTCATCCTTCTTTTTCGCCTTCTTCGCCTTTTTCCGCTCGGCCCGTTCGACCGCCCGCTTCAAAAGCGAGGGTGTCAACAACACCGAGACGACGAAGACGACCAGATAAGCCACGAAGATTTGGTTGCCGACGATACCCTGCGCGACGCCGAGCGAGACGATGGCGATTCCCGATTCGGAGCGGGGAAGGAGGGCGAAGCCCAGAATGAGCGAGTGTTCCCGACGCCCTCCGGCGATGATGTTTCCGGCGTAGCCAGCCACGAAGTTCGAGAGGAGGCCGAAGACGGCGAAGACGACGATGAAGGTGTTGACCGTCAGCGCGCCGAGGTTCATCCTGGCTCCGATGGCGACGAAGTAGAGCGGGATGAACACGCCGTAGGCGATGCCGTACACGTTCGACTGGAGTTTCTTTCCCTCCAGTCGCTTGTTCGTCGAGATGACGAGTCCGATGGTCAGCGCGCCGATGAAGTACGAGAGGTCCACCGCGTCGGAGGCGTAGCCGAAGATGAACAGCAGTCCGAGGATGCCGATGAAATCCGCCATGCCGACTTGGGATTTCGACAGCAGGTCTGACACCGGGTCGAGGAGGAATCGGTAGAAAATCGCCGCGGCGACGAAGAAGAGCGCGGCCAATCCGAGAGCGGAGGCGGTCCCCATCAGGCCGCCACTGACGAAGAACAGGGGGAGGATGGAGATGCCGAGCAGGCCAACCACGTCGTCCACCACCGACGCGCCGAGAATCCAGCGCCCGTACTGCGTGTCGAGTTTGTCGAGCGAGAGGAGGGTCCTGACGACGATGGAAACGGACGTGACGGAGAGAATGAGACCGAGGTAGAGGCTCGATTCCAACCCCTGTCCGAAGTAGCTCCCGATGATGTATCCGACGACGAACGGGAGGATGACGCCCGATAGCCCGATTATCAACACCGGGCGAAACGCGGCGAGCAGATCGCTCAAATCTATCTGCTGGTAGCCGACGTCGAAGAAGAGCAACAGGCCGCCGATGGTGGCGATGAGGATGAACGGACTGTTCTCGGCCGTACTGGCGATGAGCACGGCGACGGATGGACCGAGGACGACGCCCGCGAGGATTTCGCCGAGAAACCCCGGTTCGCCGAGTCGTTCGATGGCTTCGCTCAGGACGAGCGAGAGCAACAGGCTCACTCCGATGACGAGGAAGATTTCGAGCGACGCCATTATCCTCGACGCCTCCCGATACCGCTCGCTTCCGTGCTTCTTCCCCCGTTCCTCAGGCGATTCATGTCACGGGAACGGTCGGTAGCGACTCGCATAAGTATGCGGCGCGTATGCGGAGAAACGGGTCGTTGCCCCTTCCGGCGGTTTGTTTTTCCGTCGAAAACGGCGGTTACGACGCGTTAGGTAGCTCGTTTCTCTCCCACGTCCCTCTCCAACGTGTTCTGCCGTAGCGTACATGCACGTGGGAACTGTCAGGAGTAGGTATGGAGAGTCTCAACCCCGCGACGGGCGACGTGATAGACACGTTCGACGAGGACGACGAGAGCGCGGTCGACGAGAAGCTTCAGCGCGCCACCGACACCTACGACGAGTGGCACCGCCAGCCGATAGAAGAGCGCCAGCGCCTCATCTCGAACGCGGCGGACGTGCTCCGGGAGAACAAGCGGGAGTACGCCGAGACGATGACGGCGGAGATGGGGAAACCCATCGAGAGCGCGGTGTCCGAGGTCGAAAAGTGCGCGTGGGTCTGTGACTACTACGCCGAGCACGCCGCCGAGTTCCTGCAGGACGAACACATCGGCACGGAACCGGACGTGGAGTCGTACGTCTCCTACGAACCGCTCGGGCCGGTGCTCGCGGTGATGC is part of the Haladaptatus paucihalophilus DX253 genome and encodes:
- a CDS encoding DUF192 domain-containing protein, which translates into the protein MRVVHESDGRSETLANDVETADSFLSQAKGLMFRRSIPDDYALAFRFDDVDARDVHMVFVPFPLDGVWAVDGEVQRVKRLSAWTGLGKAEADTLFELPAGSASDVSVGDTVRLVE
- a CDS encoding DUF7097 family protein, with translation MEKTPTGTAVGVDDPYEHVGLCDHLTDEGNCRYAFDHPQHDPAFARERREEDFACPVADPDGDWSWRDCPHFRCRNHDRQCVRCGLEERRMAHSNERPLLEEHHLSYAGGGETLSHEITVYLCRWCHAKVHNSWARIDDDVNPDPEAMAEAEGRRSTERAETAFETAAERYDREK
- a CDS encoding cation:proton antiporter, coding for MASLEIFLVIGVSLLLSLVLSEAIERLGEPGFLGEILAGVVLGPSVAVLIASTAENSPFILIATIGGLLLFFDVGYQQIDLSDLLAAFRPVLIIGLSGVILPFVVGYIIGSYFGQGLESSLYLGLILSVTSVSIVVRTLLSLDKLDTQYGRWILGASVVDDVVGLLGISILPLFFVSGGLMGTASALGLAALFFVAAAIFYRFLLDPVSDLLSKSQVGMADFIGILGLLFIFGYASDAVDLSYFIGALTIGLVISTNKRLEGKKLQSNVYGIAYGVFIPLYFVAIGARMNLGALTVNTFIVVFAVFGLLSNFVAGYAGNIIAGGRREHSLILGFALLPRSESGIAIVSLGVAQGIVGNQIFVAYLVVFVVSVLLTPSLLKRAVERAERKKAKKAKKKDEGTDAGSSGTSKSTDAGG